The DNA window TGCCCGAGCGGCAGAAGTGGATGTAATCGTCGCGGTTATAAGCCACGCCGCCGCCTGTGCCGCCCAGGGTAAAGGCGGGGCGGATGATTGCGGGTAGGCCAATCTCATCGAGCGCCTCCAGCGCGATCCGCACACCTTCGTCCAGATCAGCGGTGCCGTTGTCTTTCTTGGGGGCGGTGACGATTGTGGCTTTGGGGTTTTCGATGCCTAAGCGGTCCATCGCTTCGCGGAACAGCTTGCGGTCTTCGGCCATTTCGATGGCGTCGCGCTTGGCGCCGATCATCTCGACATTGAACTTGTCGAGCACGCCCATCTCTTCGAGTGCCAGCGAGGTGTTCAGGCCGGTCTGACCACCCATCGTCGGCAGCAGCGCGTCGGGGCGCTCTTTCTCGATGATCTTTGCGACAACCTCGGGCGTGATCGGCTCGATGTATGTGGCGTCGGCCAGACCCGGATCGGTCATGATGGTCGCCGGGTTCGAGTTCACCAGGATGACCCGATAGCCTTCTTCGCGCAGCGCCTTACAGGCCTGAGCACCCGAGTAGTCAAATTCACAGGCCTGACCAATAACAATGGGTCCCGCCCCAATGATCATGATCGACTGGATGTCGGTTCTCTTCGGCATGGCCTGGTTCCTTTGATTGTCCGCGAGTCAGGGCACCGCCCAAGCGCCCAAATTGTCCTGCGTTATAGGCACCGCGCGAAAAGGTGCAAGGGCCTTCGCAATATGACCGCTATTCGCCGCATTCCCCCCTTTTCGTCGGCTCTGAATTGAGTATACGGCAAGCCTGCCGAAATGGGGTCGAAATTGCAGATACGCTTTGATCAGGGGCCAGCGGGGCCCGGCACAACCTTCGCTGAACCTGTCTATGTGGTTCGGGCGGACGAGGCGTGCCATGTGCCTGAAGCTTTGCACGAAATCGACGCGGCACAAAAGAACGGCGCGTGGGTGGCGGGCTATGCCAGTTACGAGCTGGGATATGCACTGGAGCCGAAACTGGCAGAACGGATGCCCAAGGGTCGCAAGCTGCCGCTGATCTGTATGGGCGTTTATGGCGCGCCGGTTCAGCGACCTTTGGCCGCTGCTGGAGGAGGGTTCACGGCGTTCCAACCCCGTTGGGACGAGGCGCGATATGGTCGGGCCTTTGCCAAGGTGCATGACGCCATAGGGGCAGGGGACATCTATCAGGCCAACCTGACCTTTCCCATCGACGCCGAGGTCGACGGGACATCCGAGCAGCTTTATGCGGCCTTGTCCGAGCGTCAGATGGTGGGGCATGGCGCGCTTGTTCGGCAAGAGGGGCTGCCCGACATCCTTAGCCGCTCGCCCGAACTGTTCTTTCGCACCGACGCCGCCGGTTCGATCGAAACGCGTCCTATGAAGGGCACGCAGCCACGCAGCGCCGACCCGGTCGAAGATGCGCGGCGCAAGGCGTTCCTGTCCCAGGACGAAAAGAACCGGGCCGAGAACCTGATGATCGTGGATCTGCTGCGCAACGACATCAGCCGCGTGGCACGGCCCGGCTCGGTTGGTGTGCCCGAGCTGTTCAAGGTCGAAACCTATGCCACCGTGCATCAGATGGTCTCGCTGGTGCGGGCCAAACTGAACCCGGACGCCGGGCTTGCCGACATTTTGCGCGCGCTCTTTCCTTGCGGGTCCATCACCGGCGCGCCCAAGATCCGCGCGATGGAGATCCTGTCGGATCTCGAACCCTGGCCGCGCGACATCTATTGCGGCACCATCGGCTGGGCTGCGCCCGATAGCCGGTCCGAATTCAACGTGGCTATCCGCACGTTGATGGTTGAGGGGGCAAAGGCCACACTCAATGTGGGTGGCGGCGTCGTCTGGGACAGCACCGCCCCGTCGGAATATGAGGAGGCCCTATGGAAAGCCCGCTTTGCAAGCCAGTTGAGCCTGACTTCCGCCTGATCGAAACCTTTCGGATCGATCCCGAAACTGGCGCACACGACCTGTCGCGACATCTGCGCCGCATGGAGCGTTCAGCCCAGGCATTCGAAATCGACTTTGATCGGCGCGCGACCGAAGCGGAGATACGCAGGATAAAGGCGCCAGAGGTCTTGCGAGCCCGTCTGACGTTGGACGTTGCGGGAAGCTCTGAAATCACTATGGCCCCCCTCGAGCCTAGGTCTGGACCGTGGATCGTTCAAATCGCAGACCACCGCCTCAACTCCGATGACGTTTGGCTGCAACATAAAACCACCCGCCGTATGCTCTA is part of the Falsiruegeria litorea R37 genome and encodes:
- a CDS encoding aminotransferase class IV family protein, translated to MESPLCKPVEPDFRLIETFRIDPETGAHDLSRHLRRMERSAQAFEIDFDRRATEAEIRRIKAPEVLRARLTLDVAGSSEITMAPLEPRSGPWIVQIADHRLNSDDVWLQHKTTRRMLYDQTRANLPTGVDELLFLNERDELCEGTITNLFVKLQAGPKVTPPLSSGCLPGILRQRLLEKNRVIEQVVTLKDLRHAQWITVGNSLRGEIGVTYQGPRWPLI
- a CDS encoding aminodeoxychorismate synthase component I, coding for MGSKLQIRFDQGPAGPGTTFAEPVYVVRADEACHVPEALHEIDAAQKNGAWVAGYASYELGYALEPKLAERMPKGRKLPLICMGVYGAPVQRPLAAAGGGFTAFQPRWDEARYGRAFAKVHDAIGAGDIYQANLTFPIDAEVDGTSEQLYAALSERQMVGHGALVRQEGLPDILSRSPELFFRTDAAGSIETRPMKGTQPRSADPVEDARRKAFLSQDEKNRAENLMIVDLLRNDISRVARPGSVGVPELFKVETYATVHQMVSLVRAKLNPDAGLADILRALFPCGSITGAPKIRAMEILSDLEPWPRDIYCGTIGWAAPDSRSEFNVAIRTLMVEGAKATLNVGGGVVWDSTAPSEYEEALWKARFASQLSLTSA